In a single window of the Podospora pseudocomata strain CBS 415.72m chromosome 2 map unlocalized CBS415.72m_2, whole genome shotgun sequence genome:
- a CDS encoding uncharacterized protein (EggNog:ENOG503NVX1; CAZy:GH10; COG:G): protein MTRISVLLTTTTLLATTTIAQSNREPPSTGLHSLFLSAGKLYFGTATETNNFADPTYQNILSNPLEFGQLTPENSQKWGLIQPQPGDFSFNASDQVASLANSYNHLLRCHTLTWHSQLPPFVSSTSWTPDTLRQLITTHITSVISHFGSACYAWDVVNEALNENGTFRNSVFFEVLGEEYIAHSFEVAREVAPPETKLYYNDFNLETAPEKQTAAVELVKSLQSKGVKIDGVGLQAHFTVGQTPSVESLIATLQRFADLGVDVAWTELDVAQEDVENASELAVEQQASDYVVAVRACLEVERCVGVTVWQFTDRYSWVPETFPGKGDACLWTKDYQRKPAYWAVKGFLEGWVARMNVTRAFVGGNETTVRTVASPRGPLTEVSSGSERLEGSLVKVAFISFGVWLVLNMM, encoded by the coding sequence ATGACAAGAATATCCGTCCtcctgaccaccaccaccctcttggcaacaacaacaatcgCCCAATCCAACCGcgaacccccctccaccggcctacactccctcttcctctccgccggAAAACTCTACTTTGGCACTGCCACCGAAACCAATAACTTCGCCGACCCAACCTACCAAAACATCCTCTCTAACCCCCTCGAATTCGGCCAGCTCACCCCAGAAAACTCACAAAAATGGGGTCTCATCCAGCCCCAACCAGGCGACTTTTCCTTCAACGCCTCTGACCAAGTCGCCTCCCTTGCCAACAGCTACAACCACCTCTTGCGTTGTCACACACTGACGTGGcactcccaactccccccctttGTCTCCTCCACATCATGGACACCAGACACGTTACGACAGTTGATCACAACACACATCACCTCGGTAATCTCCCACTTTGGCAGTGCCTGCTACGCCTGGGATGTCGTCAATGAGGCGCTAAACGAAAACGGAACATTTCGCAACTCGGTGTTTTtcgaggtgttgggggaggagtatATCGCTCATTCTTTTGAGGTTGCAAGGGAGGTAGCGCCCCCGGAGACGAAGCTCTACTACAACGACTTCAACCTTGAGACCGCACCAGAAAAGCAAACCGCCGCTGTTGAACTGGTCAAGTCGCTTCAGAGTAAAGGTGTTAAAATTGATGGCGTGGGACTCCAGGCTCACTTCACAGTTGGCCAGACGCCGAGCGTGGAGAGTTTGATAGCGACTCTGCAAAGGTTTGCTGATCTGGGGGTGGATGTCGCCTGGACGGAGCTGGATGTGGCGCAAGAGGATGTGGAAAACGCGAGTGAGCTGGCGGTGGAGCAGCAGGCAAGTGATTATGTTGTTGCAGTGAGGGCGTGTCTCGAGGTAGAGAGGTGTGTCGGGGTGACGGTGTGGCAGTTTACGGATCGGTATAGCTGGGTGCCGGAGACGTTTCCAGGGAAAGGCGATGCGTGTCTTTGGACGAAGGACTATCAGAGGAAGCCGGCGTATTGGGCTGTGaaggggtttttggaggggtgggttgctAGGATGAATGTGACTAGGGCGTTTGTGGGTGGAAATGAGACAACAGTGAGGACCGTCGCAAGCCCTAGAGGGCCTTTGACTGAAGTGAGTAGCGGCAGTGAAAGGTTAGAAGGAAGCTTGGTGAAGGTCGCATTCATTAGCTTCGGTGTTTGGCTGGTTCTAAACATGATGTGA
- a CDS encoding uncharacterized protein (EggNog:ENOG503NX27; COG:C; CAZy:AA7), whose product MLTLAPFCALLGLAATSYANPFDKQDALTDCLVGSGVPINAPGSADWKLDSAPFNLRLNYTPVAIAVPTTAKHVQDAVACAAELGIKANAKCGGHSYASFGLGGEDGHLTIEMDRMNKVVLDNSTGIATVEGGSRLGHVAWELYQQGRRGFSHGTCPGVGVGGHALHGGYGISSHTKGLALDWIVGATVVLANSTIVNCSKTENPDLFWAIRGAGSSMGVVTEFRFDTFEVPEKVTYFIAPVQWPTEARALVGVRAVQEFAKTMPMELNMRLFIAKRFINLEGLYYGDKAGLQAVLAPLQKITNATLAVATTGGWLDQIKHFGNGVNIDQGHNLAQHETFYSTSLYTKALSEEKLEQFVSYWFKQAKSNPRDWYVHIDLHGGENSAVSSQDDDSSAYAHRDYLLMYLLYDRIDKGTYPADGHTIMSNFARNITEGLPKEDWGMYVNYPDSRGLMDQETAQVNYWGKNLPRLQAIKKAVDPNDVFHYPQGVLPTTDARSL is encoded by the exons ATGTTAACTCTCGCCCCCTTTTGCGCCCTGTTGGGCTTGGCGGCAACCTCATATGCCAACCCATTCGACAAACAAGACGCACTTACCGACTGCCTGGTCGGATCAGGCGTTCCAATCAATGCACCTGGTTCGGCCGATTGGAAGCTTGATTCTGCCCCTTTCAACCTGCGGCTCAACTACACCCCCGTCGCTATTGCTgtcccaacaacagccaagCACGTTCAAGATGCCGTTGCTTGTGCTGCCGAGCTTGGGATCAAAGCCAATGCCAAATGCGGCGGGCACAGTTATGCATCATTCGGTCTCGGTGGCGAAGATGGCCATCTCACGATTGAGATGGACCGAATGAACAAGGTTGTCCTGGACAACAGCACCGGCATTGCAACGGTCGAAGGTGGCTCAAGGTTGGGTCACGTTGCCTGGGAGCTCTACCAGCAAGGTAGGAGGGGATTCAGCCACGGCACATGTCCAGG GGTCGGAGTGGGAGGTCATGCACTTCACGGTGGGTATGGTATCAGCTCCCACACCAAGGGTTTAGCTCTTGACTGGATAGTTGGGGCCACCGTTGTCCTCGCCAATTCGACAATTGTCAACTGCTCCAAGACGGAGAATCCGGACTTGTTTTGGGCCATCCGTGGTGCAGGATCCTCCATGGGCGTTGTCACCGAGTTCAGATTCGACACCTTTGAGGTGCCTGAGAAGGTTACCTACTTCATTGCGCCAGTACAATGGCCAACAGAGGCCAGAGCTTTGGTTGGTGTCCGAGCCGTTCAGGAGTTTGCCAAGACTATGCCAATGGAGTTGAACATGCGTTTGTTCATCGCCAAGCGCTTTATCAACCTGGAGGGTTTGTATTATGGAGACAAGGCAGGCCTGCAAGCTGTTCTCGCACCTTTGCAAAAGATAACCAACGCAACACTCGCGGTGGCCACAACAGGTGGCTGGCTGGATCAAATCAAACACTTTGGCAACGGAGTCAACATTGATCAGGGGCACAATCTCGCGCAACATGAGACTTTCTACTCGACCAGTCTTTACACCAAGGCTTTGAGCGAAGAGAAGCTCGAGCAGTTCGTCAGCTACTGGTTCAAGCAGGCCAAGTCCAATCCTAGGGACTGGTATGTGCACATTGACTTGCACGGCGGTGAGAACTCGGCAGTCAGCTCTCAGGATGACGATTCAAGTGCCTATGCGCACCGAGATTATCTTTTGATGTACCTTCTGTATGACCGCATAGACAAGGGCACATATCCCGCCGACGGCCATACCATCATGAGCAACTTTGCCCGCAACATCACCGAGGGCCTGCCCAAAGAGGACTGGGGAATGTACGTCAACTACCCTGACTCCAGGGGTCTTATGGACCAGGAAACAGCGCAGGTCAATTACTGGGGCAAGAATCTACCAAGACTTCAGGCAATCAAGAAGGCCGTTGATCCGAACGATGTCTTTCATTACCCCCAGGGTGTCTTGCCAACTACTGATGCTAGAAGTCTTTGA
- a CDS encoding uncharacterized protein (EggNog:ENOG503NV8M; COG:I): protein MTVNTKAAASAVAPAHPSGKEKHGKLVQFLRGFSFFVYFMAGCIAIHLTQLIGSPLYYVDHDIYYSYMALTKQSFGLLITTSTNWWGPTTIRISGDASVADQIKKTKDGRVEFSFPERMVMIANHQIYTDWLYLWWIGYANSPQMHGYVYIILKESLKYIPIAGLGMVFYGFIFMSRKMAVDQPRLAHRLGKLKTYNTTPDGTKYLNPMWLLLFPEGTNASQNGRNKSAKWAEKIGVKDPEHMLLPRSTGSFFCLNELKGTVEYVYDCTVAYEGVPRGKFGEQLFTLSGTYFRGQPPKSVNLYWRRFRIADIPLDSAEKFDVWLRERWYEKDALMEQYISTGRFPASPPTAANKNQEGFLETEVRTRYKFEFLQIYAVVGIVALLINLVLRLYNRLLSIVS, encoded by the exons ATGACGGTTAATACCAAAGCGGCGGCCTCGGCCGTTGCTCCAGCCCATCCGTCTGGAAAGGAAAAGCACGGGAAATTGGTCCAGTTCTTGAGAGGCTTCTCATTCTTCGTCTATTTTATGGCTGGCTGTATTGC TATCCATCTTACACAACTGATCGGCTCGCCGCTGTACTACGTCGACCACGATATCTACTACTCCTATATGGCGTTGACGAAACAGTCTTTTGGGCTGCTGATCACAACTTCCACAAACTGGTGGGGCCCCACCACGATACGCATAAGCGGGGATGCCTCGGTGGCAGATCAGATCAAGAAAACGAAGGATGGTAGGGTTGAGTTTTCGTTTCCAGAGCGCATGGTGATgattgccaaccatcag ATCTACACTGACTGGCTATATCTGTGGTGGATTGGGTACGCCAATAGCCCTCAGATGCATGGCTATGTCTACATCATCTTGAAGGAGTCACTCAAATACATTCCTATCGCAGGACTTGGCATGGTTTTCTATGGCTTCATCTTTATGTCCCGGAAGATGGCTGTTGACCAGCCACGCCTGGCCCACCGTCTCGGCAAGCtcaaaacatacaacacgACCCCCGATGGCACGAAATACCTAAACCCAATGTGGCTCCTGCTCTTCCCCGAAGGCACAAACGCATCGCAAAATGGACGGAACAAGTCTGCGAAGTGGGCCGAGAAGATTGGAGTCAAGGACCCGGAGCACATGCTTCTCCCGAGAAGCACTGGTAGTTTCTTTTGCCTGAACGAACTCAAGGGCACTGTGGAGTATGTATACGATTGCACTGTGGCATACGAAGGTGTACC GCGTGGGAAGTTCGGCGAGCAGCTTTTTACTCTCTCAGGTACCTACTTCCGCGGCCAACCTCCAAAGTCAGTCAACCTCTATTGGCGTCGATTCCGTATTGCGGATATTCCCCTGGACAGCGCCGAGAAGTTCGATGTGTGGCTCCGGGAGCGGTGGTATGAGAAGGATGCTCTGATGGAGCAGTACATCTCCACTGGTCGTTTCCCGGCGAGCCCGCCCACCGCTGCCAACAAGAACCAGGAAGGCTTTCTCGAGACCGAGGTTCGCACTCGTTACAAGTTTGAGTTCCTCCAGATTTATGCCGTGGTCGGCATTGTCGCTCTACTGATCAACCTCGTTTTGAGGCTCTACAACCGACTTCTTTCTATTGTTTCATAG
- a CDS encoding uncharacterized protein (EggNog:ENOG503NX5Z; COG:S), translated as MEKAEVEEKVTPFPVVNSSSSSSGSSTHDTISLASNHDDNASSPTPPDQQEYAVVSFSPNDPENPYNWSMKKKSILLLCATLTCLNSTMGSTIASANLFPLLSAEFHVPVGPQSVLPASLYLMGFCFGPIIFAPLSETYGRKPILVTGFLLFVASTAGASVAPSWWSFLLMRFLCGTFGSPPLSVFGGVIADCFGDEVQRGRMLMVWSASTFVGPLGAPVLGGFVGGIWGWRWVFWIALIFAGVTLASVLAIPETLAAKILKRKAERLNKEEPREDGRRWVAPAELSQKSVFVTLKTTLLRPLELLCGEMVVVLTSLYIGFIYSVFYMMVQIYYAIFVGVYGFSPGVSGLLFTIIGLGTIIGCFICWWCDPVTLRLSAKHPTKRAEYFRLPLACIGGPFFVISILWIGLSARSDVHWAVPFIATVPYGIAYNIMWVAMINYVADAYGIYSASALAALGTTRSVAGALLPLAIEDMLKALGIAKSCALLAGISAALAAVPLCFVAYGDKIRAASKFSAALKIEGQREEAALGRTMSHISAV; from the exons ATGGAGAAAGCagaggtggaggaaaagGTTACGCCTTTTCCGGTGGTGAACAGCAGTAGCTCCTCTAGCGGTTCCAGCACTCATGATACCATCTCGCTGGCATCCAACCATGACGACAAcgcctcctcaccaacaccacccgacCAGCAAGAATACGCTGTTGTGTCGTTCTCTCCTAACGACCCCGAGAACCCCTACAACTGGTCCATG aaaaagaaatccATCCTGCTCCTCTGCGCTACCCTCACATGCCTCAATTCAACAATGGGCTCCACCATCGCCTCggccaacctcttccccctcctatCTGCTGAATTTCACGTCCCCGTCGGCCCCCAATCTGTCCTCCCTGCCTCGCTCTACCTAATGGGGTTCTGCTTCGGGCCTATCATTTTTGCGCCCTTGTCCGAAACCTACGGGAGGAAACCCATTCTTGTGACGGGTTTCTTATTGTTTGTGGCTAGCACGGCGGGGGCGTCTGTTGCGCCGAGTTGGTGGAGttttttgttgatgaggttctTGTGCGGGACTTTTGGGAGTCCGCCGTTGAGtgtgtttgggggggttatAGCTGATTGCTTTGGGGATGAGGTACAGCGGGGAAGGATGTTGATGGTTTGGAGTGCTTCTACGTTTGTGGGGCCTTTGGGGGCGCcagttttggggggttttgtgggagggatttgggggtggaggtgggtttTTTG GATCGCGTTGATCTTTGCGGGAGTCACGCTGGCTTCAGTGTTGGCCATCCCTGAGACGTTGGCGGCCAAGAttttgaagaggaaggcggagaggttgaatAAGGAGGAGCcgagggaggatgggaggaggtgggtggcGCCGGCGGAGTTGAGTCAGAAGAGTGTCTTTGTCACTTTG AAAACAACCTTACTGCGCCCGTTGGAGTTGCTATGTGgagagatggtggtggttctcaCATCTCTTTACATCGGGTTTATTTACTCGGTGTTCTACAT GATGGTCCAGATCTATTACGCTATTTTCGTGGGCGTGTACGGATTCAGTCCTGGTGTTTCAGGGCTATTGTTTACGATCA TTGGTCTTGGAACTATCATCGGCTGCTTCATCTGCTGGTGGTGCGACCCAGTCACTCTTCGGCTCAGCGCCAAACACCCTACAAAGAGAGCAGAGTACTTCCGGCTCCCTCTGGCCTGCATTGGAGGCCCGTTTTTCGTCATCTCAATCCTGTGGATTGGACTGTCTGCTCGGTCCGATGTGCATTGGGCGGTCCCCTTTATCGCAACTGTGCCTTATGGAATTGCTTACAATATCATGTGGGTAGCAATGATCAAC TACGTTGCGGATGCGTATGGTATCTACTCTGCCTCTGCCCTGGCGGCATTGGGCACCACGCGTAGTGTTGCTGGtgctctcctcccactcgcTATCGAAGATATGCTCAAGGCTTTGGGTATTGCCAAGTCTTGTGCGTTGCTTGCTGGTATCAGTGCAGCTTTGGCAGCCGTTCCATTGTGTTTTGTTGCTTATGGTGATAAGATTCGTGCTGCTAGCAAGTTTTCCGCAGCACTCAAGATTGAAGGACAGCGGGAGGAGGCAGCGTTGGGTCGGACTATGAGCCATATATCTGCTGTATAG
- a CDS encoding uncharacterized protein (EggNog:ENOG503NVHW; COG:T), with product MAPPITLNRNFPPTPNHVWSPFVNKLELRLRLSSIPYTTASGSLPQSPNRKIPYMSYQPSPNHTPELLGDSTLITKRLISDHLLPDLNSALSPAEKALDLSIRALLEDKLQFFNTREQWVDNYYPMREGILGQGGAGLPWVMQWLIGGKLYKDIIRTLYGQGTGRYSSDEVRVLKEEVWEAINAFVVEGRNKTLARRRGKGDNGDDKPFWVLGGEGPTEADCTLYGMVAGRLMCSSAAPETGRLVRSYPALVEYARRIHDRYFEEYDLWEEEI from the exons ATGGCACCCCCCATAACCCTCAACCGTAacttcccccccacccctaACCACGTCTGGTCCCCCTTCGTCAACAAACTCGagctccgcctccgcctctcctccatcccctacaccaccgcctccggcTCCCTACCCCAATCCCCCAACAGGAAAATACCCTACATGTCCTACCAGccctccccaaaccacaCCCCCGAACTCCTAGGCGACTCAACCCTTATCACTAAGCGGCTCATATCcgaccacctcctccccgacctcAACTCTGCCCTTTCCCCGGCAGAAAAAGCCCTTGACCTGTCCATTAGAGCACTACTGGAAGATAAACTCCAGTTCTTTAACACCCGCGAGCAATGGGTCGACAACTACTACCCCATGAGAGAAGGAATTCTCGGTCAGGGAGGAGCGGGTCTGCCATGGGTGATGCAATGGCTTATAGGGGGGAAGCTTTACAAGGATATCATCCGGACGCTCTATGGGCAGGGGACAGGGAGGTACTCTTCTGAcgaggtgagggtgttgaaggaggaggtgtggGAAGCTATAAATGCTTTtgttgtggaggggaggaataAAACTCTAGcccggaggagggggaaaggggataATGGTGACGATAAGCCGTTTTGGGtcttgggaggggaagggcCCACGGAAGCGGATTGCACTTTGTATGGCATGGTtgcggggaggttgatgtgtAGCAG CGCTGCTCCTGagacggggaggttggtgaggagttATCCCGCGTTGGTGGAGTACGCGAGGAGGATTCATGATCGATACTTTGAGGAGTATGAtctttgggaggaggaaatctAG
- a CDS encoding uncharacterized protein (COG:S; EggNog:ENOG503NZ4K): MRSAVYSIIAALLAYQFYALGPLIQRAVTVLGVFRSYPAGDIGTTQQVTSIPDTTHCEDLHHHVPSGLLFTACEDDPSTRFQWFPPLGNLDNPKLAAESRGSIHVIDPKGLESRRLKFENFDGAFITHGIDVIDDPELPTGQAVYIFAINHLPDPTPTAKGEEAKARSQIELFHHKIGTNTIRHIRSVWHPLIRTPNDVYATSPTSVYATNDHYYTGHSIMRMLEDVYYGAKWTDTVHIKLDSLSPVKTSDAGLSASVALAGVHNNNGLGHGRAEDEILIAQAASGTLHIAQLPPKGSSNYNITILDTLEVDSVVDNPSYFKDPLATGPSDDRSGFLLPGISKAATLAETSRDPAGKDPVKVFYTKPSAGVKAQQWETRVIFEDDSSRIRSASAAVLISLGKSKARLFVTGFVSANVIALDADL, from the exons ATGAGGTCGGCGGTATACTCTATCATTGCGGCTCTGCTCGCTTACCAGTTCTACGCCCTAGGCCCTCTGATTCAACGTGCAGTGACTGTTCTGGGCGTTTTCCGAAGCTATCCTGCGGGTGACATAGGCACCACGCAGCAAGTGACCTCTATTCCTGACACAACGCATTGCGAGGatcttcaccatcatgtTCCGAGCGGTCTCCTCTTTACAGCCTGCGAAGATGATCCTAGTACGCGGTTTCAGTGGTTTCCCCCGCTTGGAAACTTGGATAATCCCAAGCTGGCCGCCGAGAGCAGAGGTTCCATCCATGTGATTGATCCCAAG GGTCTTGAATCACGACGGCTCAAGTTCGAAAACTTTGACGGTGCTTTCATCACCCACGGCATTGATGTAATCGACGACCCCGAATTGCCCACTGGTCAGGCCGTCTACATTTttgccatcaaccaccttcCTGACCCCACCCCTACCGCGAAAGGCGAagaggcaaaggcaaggtCCCAAATCGAACTCTTCCACCACAAGATCGGCACCAACACGATCAGACATATCCGGTCTGTTTGGCACCCTCTGATCCGGACGCCAAATGATGTCTATGCCACCAGCCCGACTTCTGTCTATGCCACGAACGATCATTACTACACCGGCCATAGCATCATGCGCATGTTGGAGGATGTCTATTACGGAGCCAAGTGGACAGACACTGTGCATATCAAGCTCGATTCCTTGAGCCCAGTCAAGACATCAGACGCTGGTCTAAGTGCCAGTGTAGCCCTCGCCGGAgttcacaacaacaacggtcTTGGCCACGGCCGGGCCGAAGACGAGATCTTGATCGCACAAGCAGCTAGCGGCACCCTTCACATTGCTCAGCTCCCACCCAAGGGTAGCTCAAACTACAACATTACCATTTTGGACACGCTCGAGGTTGACTCTGTTGTCGACAACCCCAGCTACTTCAAGGACCCTCTCGCCACAGGCCCCTCGGATGACCGCAGTGGTTTCTTGTTGCCAGGCATCTCAAAGGCTGCCACTCTCGCCGAGACTTCCAGAGACCCAGCTGGCAAGGACCCTGTCAAAGTCTTCTATACCAAGCCTTCAGCAGGTGTGAAGGCGCAGCAGTGGGAGACAAGGGTGATCTTTGAGGATGACAGCAGCAGGATCAGGAGCGCAAGTGCTGCTGTCCTCATCTCTCTCGGCAAGAGCAAGGCGCGGTTGTTTGTTACGGGATTTGTCTCGGCCAACGTTATTGCTCTTGATGCAGACCTATAG
- a CDS encoding uncharacterized protein (COG:S; EggNog:ENOG503PBJ6) — MTEEKAASPAPEAATKAQPPPPAAASSPTPEPAQPEPAHIQADDEEPDETDVDSSWGEDAVSSTASISSSILDYRKENGRTYHAYRDGKYLIPNDEQENERLDFQHHLWYLTLDGRLGFAPPAHPEAKFAGRVLDVGTGTGIWAIDFGDEHPDAHVIGVDLSPIQPSFTPPNVHFQIDDLEDEWTFSQPFDYIHVRAMSGSIKNWSVFLERCIENLKPGGWLEVQEPGRPIAEDDTFPPDCALAKATALFAEGLAAAGSPLLDVFTLKDLFNGAGFVSYDEKRAYWPSNPWPKDKKLKEIAMWSNTNLSAGVEGFLMAVATRFLGWSLPEVTVLSAQARADLNDRRIHAYWPVISAFAQKPE; from the exons ATGACCGAGGAAAAGGCAGCATCTCCAGCCCCCGAGGCGGCCACCAAGGctcaaccaccgccacctgCCGCTGCTtcgtcaccaaccccagAACCAGCCCAGCCAGAGCCTGCCCATATTCAAGctgacgatgaggagccTGATGAGACTGATGTGGACTCATCGTGGGGAGAG GACGCCGTCTCCTCGACTGCTAGCATCTCCAGTTCCATCTTGGACTACAGAAAAGAGAACGGGCGCACTTATCACGCCTATAGAGACGGAA AATACCTGATCCCCAATGATGAACAAGAAAACGAGCGTCTTGAttttcaacaccatcttTGGTATCTGACTCTCGATGGTCGGTTGGGATTCGCTCCTCCCGCTCATCCTGAAGCCAAATTTGCTGGTCGGGTTCTCGATGTTGGTACTGGTACAGGTATCTGGGCTATTGATTTTGGTGATGAGCATCCAGATGCCCATGTTATCGGCGTCGACCTCTCACCGATTCAACCGAGCTT CACACCTCCCAATGTCCACTTTCAAATCGACGATCTGGAGGACGAATGGACCTTCTCACAGCCATTTGACTACATTCACGTTCGCGCCATGTCCGGTTCAATCAAGAACTGGTCTGTGTTTCTTGAAAGATGCATCGA AAACTTGAAGCCTGGCGGTTGGCTCGAAGTTCAAGAACCGGGCAGACCCATTGCCGAAGATGACACATTCCCCCCTGACTGTGCTCTCGCCAAAGCTACCGCTCTTTTTGCGGAAGGtctcgcagcagcaggctcGCCGCTTCTTGACGTCTTCACTCTCAAGGACTTGTTCAACGGAGCCGGCTTTGTCAGCTACGATGAAAAGCGGGCTTATTGGCCCAGCAACCCTTGGCCCAAAgacaagaagctcaaggagatcgCCATGTGGTCCAACACAAACCTCTCCGCCGGCGTTGAGGGTttcttgatggcggtggcgacACGCTTCTTGGGCTGGAGTCTGCCAGAAGTCACTGTTCTTTCTGCTCAAGCAAGAGCTGATCTCAATGACAGAAGAATCCATGCCTATTGGCCAGT CATCTCTGCATTTGCGCAAAAGCCCGAGTGA
- the POS5 gene encoding NADH kinase pos5 (COG:G; BUSCO:EOG0926384F; EggNog:ENOG503NTZV) translates to MSRLCCPAQAFALLNTTSKVTNITRCRLKLAAQTWRAFSVSTNRRQILDVSTLSNRIVPHYQQTKTASLLALHWPEPPRNILLMPKLHAPHVTVSAVEFAKHIHNNYPGLNLVFESHVAHTIHKDLPFPIYSAAPADATALYADKIDLVTTMGGDGTILRAASLFSSHFGVPPILAFSMGTLGFLGEWKFDEYKRAFRECYMSGCSVSTEDLGDPHTRTATTRAIDGLPDPEGWDSVRGNGKCMGLNRTSKILLRNRLRVGIYDSEGRNINEHILPTSTAEPSLGLEGEPVFTAQSSTAGAAGGRGGNSPYLHAINEVSIDRGSHPHLAIIDIFVNGHFLTEAVADGILISTPTGSTAYSLSAGGSIVHPLVKSLLITPISPRSLSFRPLVLPLHTKVVLRLSKRNRGRELPVSIDGKRRLGVTIGMEVRVEGEKLERTEDGWKGGVPCVIRASNKNDSEGFGEDDDSWVGGLNGLLKFNYPFGSGS, encoded by the coding sequence ATGTCGAGGTTGTGTTGCCCTGCTCAAGCCTTCGCCTTGCTGAACACAACCAGCAAGGTGACCAATATCACCCGATGCAGACTTAAACTTGCAGCCCAAACATGGCGGGCCTTTTCCGTCTCAACAAACCGGAGGCAGATTCTTGACGTCTCAACCTTGAGTAATCGCATTGTCCCTCACTACCAGCAAACGAAGACGGCGTCGCTCCTCGCCTTGCACTGGCCGGAGCCACCACGCAACATCCTTCTCATGCCCAAGTTGCACGCTCCTCACGTTACCGTCTCGGCCGTCGAATTCGCAAAGCACATCCACAACAATTACCCCGGGCTCAACCTCGTCTTCGAGAGCCATGTTGCTCACACCATACACAAAGACTTGCCATTCCCCATATATTCGGCCGCTCCTGCTGATGCTACAGCACTGTATGCCGACAAAATCGACCTGGTTACCACTATGGGTGGTGACGGCACCATCCTACGCGCCGCAAGTCTCTTTTCAAGCCACTTCGGTGTGCCACCAATCCTGGCTTTCAGTATGGGCACCCTTGGGTTTCTCGGCGAGTGGAAGTTTGACGAATACAAACGAGCTTTTCGAGAATGCTATATGAGCGGTTGCAGCGTCTCAACCGAGGATCTTGGGGATCCTCATACACGAACAGCTACCACCAGGGCCATCGATGGTCTGCCAGACCCCGAGGGCTGGGATAGTGTACGGGGGAATGGAAAATGCATGGGCTTAAACCGTACCTCCAAGATCCTCCTCCGAAACCGACTACGAGTCGGCATCTACGACAGTGAAGGCCGCAACATCAACGAACACATACTACCTACATCCACAGCTGAACCATCCTTGGGTCTCGAGGGCGAACCAGTCTTTACTGCGCAGTCTTCCACGGCTGGTGCAGCAGGAGGTAGGGGCGGCAACTCACCATATTTGCACGCTATCAACGAAGTCTCGATCGATCGTGGATCGCATCCTCATCTCGCCATCATTGATATATTTGTTAACGGCCATTTCCTTACCGAAGCTGTAGCAGACGGTATCCTTATTAGCACCCCTACAGGATCGACAGCATACTCTCTCTCGGCCGGCGGCTCGATTGTTCATCCCCTTGTGAAATCCCTTCTTATCACACCTATTAGCCCGCGAAGCTTGAGTTTCCGCCCTTTGGTCTTGCCACTGCATACCAAAGTGGTGTTGAGACTCAGCAAGCGGAACCGAGGCAGAGAGTTGCCGGTCTCGATCGATGGGAAACGACGCCTAGGGGTGACGATTGGCATGGAGGTCCgagtggaaggggagaagctggagagaaCCGAGGATGGGTGGAAGGGTGGTGTTCCTTGCGTGATTAGAGCATCGAACAAAAACGACTCGGAAGGGTTCGGAGAGGACGATGACTCATGGGTTGGAGGGTTGAATGGGCTGTTGAAGTTCAATTATCCTTTCGGCTCAGGCTCCTAG